From Salvia splendens isolate huo1 chromosome 16, SspV2, whole genome shotgun sequence, a single genomic window includes:
- the LOC121771850 gene encoding beta-D-glucosyl crocetin beta-1,6-glucosyltransferase-like: MERLTIVMFPWLAHGHISPYLELAKRLSRRNFIVHLCSTAANFKSIENSIGASSIRLVPLHLPDTYLDSRFHTTNGLPPDLMPFLKRMLDLAAPELRPDLLVYDFLQPWAPLVAKEHGVPAVEFITTTATMMAYLFHHFSDPEAAFPFPEIHYRDYELPHRECLLAVAEEVRRDAFAGVHRSNGVVLIKGFREIESKYSDYLAELLGRRVVAVGALVQEAVTISHELIQWLDNKGKNSTVFVSFGSEYFLTREDMMELAHGLELSMLNFIWVVRFPKREEKIVLEDSLPQGFLERVEGRGLVVEGWAPQAQILGHESVGGFVSHCGISSMMESMKFGVPIIAMPMHLDQPLNARLVELIGVGVEVVRDARGMLEREAVAGVIPSVVADEGLRMSSNRMSEGDEEIDEVVEAFLKLYHNNNKTINGFH; encoded by the coding sequence ATGGAACGTTTAACCATCGTGATGTTCCCATGGCTCGCCCACGGCCACATCTCCCCTTACCTCGAGCTCGCCAAGCGCCTCTCCCGCCGCAACTTTATCGTCCACCTCTGCTCCACCGCCGCCAACTTCAAGTCCATAGAGAACAGCATCGGCGCCTCCTCCATCCGCCTCGTGCCGCTCCACCTCCCGGACACCTATCTCGACAGCAGATTCCACACCACCAACGGCCTCCCGCCCGACCTCATGCCCTTCCTCAAGCGGATGCTCGACCTGGCCGCGCCCGAGCTCCGCCCCGACCTCCTCGTCTACGACTTCCTCCAGCCGTGGGCCCCGCTCGTCGCTAAGGAGCACGGAGTCCCGGCCGTGGAGTTcatcaccaccaccgccaccatgATGGCCTACCTCTTCCACCACTTCTCCGACCCGGAAGCCGCCTTCCCCTTCCCGGAGATCCACTACCGGGACTACGAGCTCCCCCACCGCGAGTGCCTGCTCGCGGTGGCGGAGGAGGTGAGGAGGGACGCCTTTGCCGGGGTCCACCGCTCAAACGGCGTCGTCCTGATCAAGGGCTTTAGGGAGATTGAGTCAAAGTATAGTGACTATTTGGCTGAGTTGTTGGGGAGGAGAGTTGTGGCTGTTGGTGCTCTAGTTCAGGAAGCTGTTACCATTAGCCATGAATTGATTCAATGGTTAGACAATAAGGGGAAGAATTCCACTGTTTTTGTGTCTTTTGGGAGTGAGTATTTTCTTACAAGGGAGGATATGATGGAGCTTGCCCATGGTTTGGAGCTTTCCATGTTGAACTTTATATGGGTGGTTAGGTTTCCCAAAAGGGAGGAGAAGATTGTTCTAGAAGATTCCTTGCCACAAGGGTTTCTTGAGAGGGTGGAGGGGAGGGGTTTGGTGGTGGAGGGGTGGGCCCCACAGGCTCAGATTCTGGGGCATGAGAGTGTGGGGGGTTTCGTGAGCCACTGTGGCATCAGCTCAATGATGGAGAGCATGAAGTTTGGTGTGCCTATAATAGCTATGCCTATGCATCTTGATCAGCCCCTCAATGCTAGGCTGGTGGAGCTGATTGGTGTGGGTGTGGAGGTGGTCCGGGACGCGCGTGGGATGCTTGAGAGGGAGGCCGTGGCCGGGGTCATACCCAGCGTTGTGGCGGACGAGGGCCTTAGGATGAGTTCTAACCGCATGAGTGAGGGCGATGAAGAAATCGACGAGGTCGTGGAAGCTTTTCTCAAGCTTTACCATAACAACAACAAGACCATTAATGGTTTTCACTGA